In Neosynechococcus sphagnicola sy1, the following proteins share a genomic window:
- a CDS encoding DUF3987 domain-containing protein has product MGNRELATVHLTELGYKPGETVFLRFFLDKSNPQKADDQGRKAEGVFPDLPWQLIETYQAQSYGVYFVVNAGGQTDQDVQCCRAIFYEHDNLDKALSASMHKELELPEPTIQVDTGGKSVHSYWLLKEPCPVQDWRALQTDLLEFADGDRQLKNPSRVMRLAGFIHPGTGQQATIINQSGQRYSIEQLRAIVPTTKQLVSVVAVPASTTDAEIQRALAAIPRRIANSGTYHLYRNSLWGLKAHYGAEQAIAMMEAHSPSKECGWNVAQVCRSGGDRITLGSLFYHAQQHGFKFTGKAEISPHQQGQGKPSPSKQSENELEMEDPVTAEDVQAILTETGSQPDLGFIHPHLLIPLLHRAKLLNVPVECFVGAILPVAASLLKVGTQLCLWQATDWYVPPILWTALVGESGTLKSPVWDTAMNPLYALQAFWDVLHQAAVEKFEAELEAWEKSKKEDRGKKPKAPAARELYFQDATLEAIAQSVSTYPENGTVCSVDELTQFSKGFDAYRNGRGGDRAKWLSAYDGKGLKVNRKGGTRISLQRSSISLSGGIQPAILRKEMGDLQVVDGFWQRIAYFPIPLTKAPVPRGGGTCNLSGLLEAAYRRLDEYSAQTFYLDSDARSLWNQWCEECEDLKVRELHPAIRALYPKAKERAARIALVIHCLNAAIAGTVPTEKISAQTLQGAIELTRWTLAQTRMLFADFGQGENPQAVKICRFVQRFKDLGWITARQVSRWHYPLISAKESREFMQRVVLLEYAVTNGEEPNSKQFKIKIVTDNTDKSPQPHTLQGIEVPDKPTDKSLTNADKSLTNPALLTHQRVSDGVVVDDSAHDLSGLSGNVSEGVRGFVSESEASNGKALGQFVSVVSDFGKKWNFKTGDRVRVIGGQFKENYRGLVLPIHRITSDGIACCTPEGRLTTWLNPQDLQLVVEAG; this is encoded by the coding sequence ATGGGCAATCGAGAGTTGGCAACTGTCCACTTGACAGAATTAGGCTACAAACCAGGGGAAACAGTTTTTCTTCGATTTTTCCTTGACAAGAGCAACCCTCAAAAGGCTGACGACCAAGGTCGCAAGGCAGAAGGCGTATTTCCTGATCTGCCTTGGCAACTGATTGAAACCTACCAAGCCCAAAGCTACGGTGTCTATTTTGTTGTTAACGCTGGTGGCCAAACAGATCAGGATGTTCAGTGTTGTCGAGCGATTTTCTACGAACACGACAACCTAGATAAAGCTCTATCAGCCTCGATGCATAAAGAGCTTGAATTGCCGGAACCGACTATCCAGGTAGACACGGGCGGGAAGTCGGTTCATTCGTATTGGCTGCTGAAAGAACCTTGCCCTGTTCAAGATTGGCGGGCACTTCAGACCGACTTGCTGGAATTTGCGGATGGTGATCGCCAACTGAAAAACCCTAGCAGGGTCATGAGGCTAGCTGGCTTTATCCATCCTGGAACCGGACAGCAAGCCACAATCATCAATCAATCTGGGCAGCGGTACTCCATCGAGCAGTTGCGGGCAATTGTCCCTACTACCAAACAGTTGGTTTCAGTGGTGGCTGTGCCAGCCTCAACCACTGACGCGGAAATTCAGCGAGCTTTGGCTGCAATACCTCGGAGGATTGCGAACAGTGGAACTTACCACCTTTACCGCAATAGTCTATGGGGGTTGAAAGCTCACTATGGTGCAGAACAGGCGATCGCGATGATGGAAGCTCACAGCCCATCTAAAGAGTGTGGGTGGAATGTGGCTCAGGTTTGCCGTTCGGGTGGCGACAGGATTACCCTGGGGAGTTTGTTCTACCATGCTCAGCAGCACGGGTTTAAGTTTACAGGAAAGGCTGAGATTTCCCCGCATCAACAGGGGCAAGGCAAGCCTTCTCCCAGCAAGCAGTCAGAAAATGAACTAGAAATGGAAGATCCAGTTACAGCAGAGGACGTTCAAGCCATCCTGACTGAAACAGGTTCCCAACCCGATCTAGGTTTTATCCACCCCCACCTGCTGATTCCTTTGCTGCACCGGGCAAAGCTCCTGAATGTTCCTGTTGAATGTTTTGTCGGGGCAATATTGCCAGTAGCAGCAAGCCTTCTGAAGGTAGGAACCCAGCTTTGCTTATGGCAGGCAACCGACTGGTATGTCCCACCAATTCTCTGGACTGCCTTGGTTGGGGAGTCGGGTACGTTGAAATCCCCAGTGTGGGACACTGCAATGAACCCCCTATATGCTTTGCAGGCATTCTGGGATGTGCTACATCAGGCCGCAGTGGAGAAGTTTGAAGCTGAACTGGAGGCCTGGGAAAAATCCAAGAAGGAAGATCGCGGTAAAAAGCCGAAAGCCCCAGCAGCTAGAGAGCTTTACTTCCAGGATGCAACGTTAGAAGCGATCGCCCAATCTGTCTCGACCTATCCAGAAAACGGAACGGTTTGCTCGGTTGATGAACTGACCCAATTCTCTAAAGGGTTTGATGCCTATCGCAATGGTCGGGGCGGAGATCGGGCAAAGTGGTTGTCGGCTTATGACGGGAAGGGCTTGAAAGTGAACCGCAAAGGGGGAACCCGCATCAGCCTTCAGAGATCATCTATTTCCTTGAGTGGCGGCATTCAGCCAGCCATTCTTCGCAAAGAGATGGGCGATCTGCAAGTAGTTGACGGCTTCTGGCAACGGATCGCCTACTTCCCGATTCCACTCACCAAAGCCCCCGTACCTCGGGGGGGTGGAACCTGTAACCTCTCTGGACTCTTGGAAGCCGCTTACCGGAGGTTGGATGAGTATTCTGCTCAAACGTTCTATCTAGATTCTGATGCTAGAAGTCTGTGGAATCAGTGGTGTGAAGAGTGTGAGGATTTGAAGGTCAGGGAATTACACCCGGCAATCCGGGCACTGTACCCCAAGGCAAAGGAAAGGGCTGCCAGAATTGCCCTGGTCATCCACTGTCTAAATGCTGCGATCGCTGGCACTGTTCCAACAGAGAAAATTTCTGCCCAAACCTTGCAGGGGGCGATAGAACTAACCCGTTGGACGTTGGCTCAAACCCGAATGTTGTTTGCTGATTTTGGTCAGGGCGAAAATCCCCAAGCTGTAAAAATTTGTCGTTTTGTCCAGCGTTTTAAGGATTTGGGGTGGATTACAGCAAGGCAAGTAAGCCGATGGCACTATCCCCTAATCTCTGCGAAGGAATCACGGGAATTTATGCAGCGGGTGGTTTTGTTGGAGTATGCCGTCACGAATGGGGAGGAACCTAACTCTAAACAATTCAAAATCAAGATTGTCACTGACAACACTGACAAATCCCCTCAACCCCATACCTTGCAAGGGATAGAAGTCCCTGACAAACCCACTGACAAGTCCCTGACAAACGCTGACAAGTCCCTGACAAACCCCGCGCTACTCACTCACCAGCGGGTGAGTGATGGCGTAGTAGTTGACGATTCCGCTCACGATTTGTCAGGTTTGTCAGGGAATGTCAGTGAGGGTGTCAGGGGGTTTGTCAGTGAGTCGGAAGCCAGTAATGGCAAGGCTTTAGGCCAGTTTGTCAGTGTTGTCAGTGACTTTGGTAAAAAGTGGAATTTCAAAACGGGCGATCGCGTCCGGGTGATTGGCGGGCAGTTCAAGGAAAACTACCGGGGGTTGGTGTTGCCGATCCACCGCATTACATCGGATGGCATTGCTTGCTGCACTCCAGAAGGGCGTTTAACAACCTGGCTTAATCCTCAAGATTTGCAATTAGTGGTAGAGGCTGGATAA
- a CDS encoding type I restriction endonuclease: protein MSHSPNEAQTRKELIDPKLIAAGWDIDPTHGQVRFEIPVDGYDAEPWNGVTDYCLYRSNGEVIAVVEAKKQSRDPRVAEQQVRHYVTEIAKHQSFQPFAFLTNGRETYFWDVDRETKRQVAGFFSLSDLENLLYLSQNKIALQTLGVNIAIAGRAYQQEAIRRVCERFDGGFRQKWQNWRNYWRDRQNGCNRKKPDAGGVFRTSRDETRIRVY from the coding sequence ATGAGCCATTCTCCGAATGAAGCCCAAACCCGCAAGGAATTGATTGACCCAAAATTGATTGCAGCAGGATGGGATATTGATCCTACCCATGGGCAAGTCAGGTTTGAAATTCCTGTAGATGGGTATGATGCGGAACCCTGGAATGGGGTAACAGACTACTGCCTCTACCGTTCCAATGGGGAAGTGATCGCGGTTGTAGAAGCGAAGAAACAGAGCCGTGATCCACGGGTGGCAGAGCAGCAGGTGCGGCATTATGTGACGGAAATAGCGAAGCATCAGAGCTTTCAGCCCTTTGCTTTTTTGACTAATGGCAGAGAAACCTATTTCTGGGATGTTGATCGCGAAACTAAACGCCAGGTGGCGGGCTTCTTCTCGCTGTCAGATCTGGAGAACCTGCTCTATCTGAGCCAAAACAAGATTGCGCTGCAAACCTTGGGGGTGAACATCGCGATCGCTGGACGAGCGTATCAGCAGGAAGCGATCCGGCGAGTTTGTGAGCGGTTTGATGGAGGGTTTCGTCAGAAGTGGCAGAATTGGAGAAACTACTGGAGGGATAGGCAAAATGGTTGCAACCGTAAAAAGCCTGACGCTGGAGGAGTTTTTAGAACTTCCAGAGACGAAACCCGCATCCGAGTTTATTGA
- a CDS encoding Uma2 family endonuclease: MSQKPMPQGEHSTLQSELCDRINQVTKAPKLAYAFPELRCTFGGASVVPDVAIFRWERIPRTEAGRVANRFNLQPDWAIEILSPDQSQTKVLGNLLHCSQHGTELGWLLDPAEASILIVFGDQRVQLLSGDRPLPILDGIPLSLSVEQVFGWLSL; this comes from the coding sequence GTGAGCCAGAAGCCCATGCCCCAGGGAGAACATAGTACGCTTCAGAGTGAATTGTGCGATCGCATCAACCAGGTCACAAAAGCCCCCAAGCTTGCCTATGCCTTTCCAGAACTGCGCTGCACGTTTGGCGGAGCTTCCGTTGTACCGGATGTTGCCATATTTCGATGGGAGCGCATTCCCCGCACCGAAGCCGGGAGGGTTGCTAATCGCTTTAACCTCCAGCCTGATTGGGCGATCGAAATCCTTTCACCCGACCAGAGCCAAACCAAAGTCTTAGGCAATTTACTCCACTGTTCTCAGCACGGCACAGAACTCGGTTGGCTGCTAGATCCAGCAGAAGCAAGCATTTTGATAGTCTTTGGCGATCAGAGGGTGCAATTGCTGAGTGGCGATCGCCCCCTCCCGATTCTCGACGGCATTCCATTATCCTTATCAGTAGAACAGGTGTTTGGTTGGTTGAGTTTATGA
- a CDS encoding type II toxin-antitoxin system HicB family antitoxin — protein MKYAVVIEKGVTSYGAYIPDLPGCVAVGETLEEVRRLIQEAIAFHLEGLQEDGESIPEPVSICEYVEAC, from the coding sequence ATGAAATATGCAGTGGTGATTGAAAAAGGAGTCACAAGCTATGGAGCCTATATTCCCGATTTGCCGGGGTGCGTGGCAGTAGGGGAGACATTGGAAGAGGTGAGGAGACTGATTCAAGAAGCGATCGCATTCCATCTGGAAGGATTACAGGAAGACGGTGAATCAATTCCTGAACCTGTTTCGATTTGTGAGTATGTTGAAGCTTGTTGA
- a CDS encoding restriction endonuclease subunit S gives MLKLVEYADEMKVNYLTIRDCVQKTQQCDPVKLNRESITYIDISSIDRQTKKIVEPQYIIPSEAPSRARKRIYKDDILVSTVRPNLNSVAFVSNQFDDQIASTGFCVLRSNPKIINPIYLFYFTQTNQFVERLTKLSIGAGYPAVSDEDILDSEIPLPPIAEQKRIASIAQKCDRLRRTRRYTQQLSDSYLRSVFLEMFGDFLELNVNSKFGDVLEIPLNNGVFEKNEKYSFGTPVIWVDDLYHTISIDTSKLRRAKLDDKSVDKYEVLEGDLLFTRSSLVREGTGQINIVPSLKERTTFECHTIRARVEKRIVNPYYILGLYRSSYGRNLIMNRANTATMTTIGQEAIAELLCPIPPLPLQEKFAQIVHRFERLRIQQREGDRQAEHLFQTVLHRAFRGEL, from the coding sequence ATGTTGAAGCTTGTTGAGTATGCAGACGAGATGAAAGTGAATTATTTAACAATTCGGGATTGTGTCCAAAAAACTCAGCAGTGTGATCCTGTAAAACTGAATCGTGAGTCAATAACCTATATCGATATTTCCTCTATCGACAGACAAACAAAAAAGATAGTAGAACCTCAATATATTATTCCAAGTGAAGCCCCAAGTCGAGCCAGGAAACGTATCTACAAGGACGATATTCTGGTTTCAACTGTTCGACCAAATTTGAACTCTGTTGCTTTCGTCTCCAATCAATTTGATGATCAAATCGCATCAACTGGATTTTGTGTACTTCGCTCTAATCCAAAAATCATCAATCCTATTTATCTATTCTATTTCACCCAAACCAATCAGTTTGTTGAGAGATTAACAAAATTATCTATAGGTGCAGGATATCCTGCTGTTTCTGATGAAGACATTCTAGATTCCGAAATACCTTTGCCACCGATCGCAGAACAAAAACGAATTGCATCGATCGCCCAGAAATGCGATCGCCTCCGCCGCACCCGCCGCTACACCCAACAACTGAGCGATAGCTATTTGCGATCGGTCTTCCTTGAAATGTTTGGTGATTTTCTTGAACTAAATGTCAACTCTAAATTTGGAGATGTTCTAGAAATACCTCTGAACAATGGAGTTTTTGAGAAGAATGAGAAGTATAGTTTTGGAACTCCTGTAATTTGGGTGGATGATCTCTATCATACGATTTCAATAGATACATCCAAATTACGTAGAGCAAAACTAGATGATAAATCAGTAGATAAATACGAGGTGTTAGAAGGCGATTTATTATTCACTCGATCCTCCTTGGTTAGAGAAGGGACTGGGCAAATTAATATCGTTCCTTCTCTCAAAGAAAGAACTACTTTTGAATGTCATACTATTCGAGCACGTGTTGAAAAAAGAATAGTTAATCCCTATTACATTCTCGGACTTTATAGAAGTTCCTATGGTAGAAATCTAATCATGAATAGGGCTAATACTGCGACAATGACAACTATTGGACAAGAGGCAATTGCAGAACTTCTATGTCCCATACCACCTCTTCCCCTCCAAGAAAAATTTGCTCAAATTGTCCACCGGTTTGAGCGGCTGCGGATACAGCAACGGGAGGGCGATCGGCAGGCAGAACATTTATTTCAAACCGTTCTTCACCGTGCCTTCCGGGGTGAGTTGTAG
- a CDS encoding helix-turn-helix domain-containing protein, whose translation MNSVNLIRAFREQAGLSQEQLGEAIGVTRQTIAAWETGDREPSLAQLTKIAKRLGVSTDLLLATNSDGAAYSSEIGLLFRADEPAALTPTLRSLLTQKAIDYAAIEQLLGELPALPEQRPLKEYKEYAVEEVAKEIRQWLGLSESTPIGDVFALLEAKGLKILLHPLPNDISGFSAYTDELGAVIFVNSIHPTERQFFTVLHELAHLIFHRQEYKASSEPLTQTAGKDPREKSADHLAGAVLLSEDILRKELHAYRDRWIPEPLLADLKCRYNVSLITILIRAGQLSFINKKQVGQQIGVLKKKYPDREQPTLPEPSCLNRLQRLTYLALLEEEITTSRAAEVLGESLTAVRQELRRWTEENGN comes from the coding sequence ATGAACTCTGTTAACCTGATCCGTGCCTTTCGGGAGCAAGCAGGACTCTCTCAAGAACAACTGGGAGAGGCGATTGGTGTTACCCGACAAACGATCGCCGCCTGGGAAACGGGCGATCGAGAACCTTCCCTTGCTCAACTCACCAAGATTGCGAAGCGGTTGGGTGTATCAACGGATCTGTTGCTGGCAACGAATTCTGATGGAGCAGCCTACTCATCAGAGATTGGGTTATTGTTTCGCGCAGACGAACCCGCTGCCCTCACCCCAACTTTGCGGAGCCTGTTGACCCAAAAGGCTATCGATTATGCCGCGATCGAGCAATTATTGGGTGAGTTACCAGCCCTGCCAGAGCAACGTCCCCTCAAGGAGTACAAAGAATATGCGGTTGAAGAAGTCGCCAAAGAAATTCGCCAATGGTTAGGTTTAAGCGAATCAACGCCGATCGGGGATGTGTTTGCCCTATTAGAAGCCAAGGGATTGAAGATCCTGCTACATCCTCTGCCTAACGATATCTCCGGTTTCTCTGCCTATACGGATGAACTGGGAGCCGTGATTTTTGTGAACTCGATTCATCCCACCGAGAGACAATTCTTTACGGTTCTTCACGAGCTTGCCCACCTCATCTTTCATCGTCAGGAATACAAAGCTTCATCCGAACCACTAACCCAAACCGCAGGCAAAGATCCACGGGAAAAATCTGCCGACCATTTAGCAGGAGCGGTTTTACTCTCAGAAGATATCCTTCGTAAAGAGCTACACGCCTATCGCGATCGCTGGATTCCAGAACCCCTTCTGGCAGACCTCAAATGTCGATACAACGTCAGCCTCATCACGATTCTGATCCGTGCTGGTCAACTCAGTTTTATCAACAAAAAGCAAGTTGGGCAGCAGATAGGGGTGCTCAAAAAGAAATATCCCGATCGTGAGCAGCCTACCCTACCCGAACCTTCTTGTCTGAATCGGCTACAACGTCTCACTTACCTGGCACTGTTAGAAGAGGAGATCACCACCTCTAGAGCCGCAGAAGTCCTTGGAGAAAGTCTTACTGCGGTGCGCCAAGAATTGCGACGGTGGACGGAGGAGAACGGGAATTGA
- a CDS encoding DUF1993 domain-containing protein — MNITMYQASVPPLMHTLTNLIAILEKGAAHAEEKKIAPSVLLDSRLYPDMFPLVRQVQIASDIARRGAARLAGLVAPDMPDIETTFSELITRLQQTIAYLKTLTAEQIDGSETRSISLPVGEETMVFDGLPYLLYFVLPNVYFHVTTAYDILRHSGVELGKRDFLGSPK; from the coding sequence ATGAACATCACGATGTATCAAGCATCTGTTCCTCCCCTCATGCACACACTAACTAATCTCATTGCGATTCTAGAGAAGGGAGCTGCACATGCCGAAGAGAAGAAAATTGCCCCATCGGTATTGCTGGATAGCCGCCTCTATCCCGATATGTTCCCACTAGTACGACAGGTGCAGATCGCCTCTGATATCGCTCGCAGAGGAGCGGCGCGACTAGCAGGGTTAGTAGCACCTGATATGCCAGACATCGAAACAACCTTTTCAGAACTCATCACACGGCTTCAGCAGACCATTGCCTATCTGAAAACTTTGACAGCAGAGCAGATTGATGGCTCAGAGACGCGGTCAATCTCCCTACCGGTAGGCGAAGAAACGATGGTATTTGATGGCTTGCCATATCTCCTCTACTTTGTTTTGCCCAATGTCTATTTTCATGTCACAACCGCATATGACATCCTCAGGCATTCTGGCGTAGAACTAGGCAAACGAGATTTTCTCGGCAGCCCAAAATAA